One window of Triticum dicoccoides isolate Atlit2015 ecotype Zavitan chromosome 5A, WEW_v2.0, whole genome shotgun sequence genomic DNA carries:
- the LOC119300492 gene encoding AT-hook motif nuclear-localized protein 9-like, with product MKETEAAVSTGEDSVAATSSPSPPPPPPPPSAASRPQAASQTRPMEAPTGLHRLRGPSPIVWAMRTRVAPPPRLAEPIPRPVYPPPPPPRAPLPPPAEKRRRGRPRKVACLPPTPGLGPPPGFAPSPAARPNPAPTAHGQGDLGGLQPHVLTVAAGEDIISRVMAVSQLNSKAICILSALGSVREAVLLQPSGVILNHKGPLEIIRLSGSILTSNDHRSLRITLASVNSFVISGIIAGPLIAETPVQAILGSFHNSAFLPNNAPRADIVMWGTSYRRGPRGQEQPTAASGKAQAGQES from the exons ATGAAAGAAACGGAAGCGGCGGTGTCAACCGGGGAGGACTCTGTGGCAGCCACCTCCTCGCcgtctcctcctccgccgccgccgccgccgtcggctgCCTCTAGGCCTCAGGCCGCCTCCCAGACGCGGCCAATGGAGGCGCCGACGGGCCTGCACAGGCTGCGGGGCCCGTCGCCCATCGTGTGGGCCATGCGCAcccgcgtcgccccgccgccgcggctCGCCGAGCCGATCCCCCGCCCCGTctaccctccccctcccccgccgcgGGCGCCGCTGCCGCCTCCGGCGGAGAAGAGGCGCCGCGGGCGCCCCCGCAAGGTCGcctgcctgccgccaacgccggggCTCGGGCCGCCGCCGGGGTTCGCGCCCTCGCCGGCTGCGCGGCCGAATCCGGCGCCGACCGCCCACG GGCAAGGGGACTTGGGCGGGCTCCAGCCGCACGTGCTCACCGTTGCTGCGGGAGAG GATATCATATCAAGGGTCATGGCGGTCTCACAGCTGAATTCGAAGGCCATCTGCATTCTTTCAGCTCTTGGGTCTGTTAGGGAAGCAGTTCTACTCCAGCCATCTGGTGTCATTCTAAATCACAAG GGTCCTTTAGAAATCATCCGGCTTTCTGGATCCATTTTGACATCTAATGACCATCGATCTCTGCGTATTACCCTTGCTTCTGTCAATAGTTTTGTGATCAGTGGCATTATAGCTGGACCTCTCATAGCTGAAACTCCTGTCCAG GCAATTCTTGGAAGCTTTCACAACagtgcattcttgccaaacaacgCACCTAGGGCAGACATTGTCATGTGGGGCACGTCTTACAGACGTGGGCCGCGCGGCCAGGAGCAGCCGACGGCCGCATCAGGCAAGGCGCAGGCTGGACAGGAGTCCTGA
- the LOC119304267 gene encoding uncharacterized protein LOC119304267, giving the protein MEQNESSEVDVKPFVGLVNLNPEYASRTPVVQRESYQALLGSFHNNLFSPNNAPRAAIPCYPNTQGATGNGSTLPSDRSKPQYASRTSVEQNESDEVDVKPFVGLLNPNPEYASRTPVERNESSEIDVKPFVGLVIPNPEYAPHTPVERNESS; this is encoded by the exons ATGGAACAAAATGAATCAAGTGAGGTTGATGTCAAGCCCTTTGTTGGACTGGTTAATCTAAATCCAGAATATGCATCTCGTACTCCCGTGGTACAGCGTGAATCATATCAG GCACTTCTCGGAAGCTTTCACAACAATTTGTTCTCTCCAAACAACGCACCTAGGGCAGCCATTCCGTGTTATCCTAACACGCAAGGTGCCACCGGAAATGGCAGCACTCTACCCAGTGATCGCTCCAAGCCACAATATGCATCTCGTACTTCCGTGGAGCAGAACGAATCAGATGAGGTTGATGTCAAGCCCTTTGTTGGATTGCTGAATCCAAATCCAGAATATGCATCTCGTACCCCCGTGGAACGGAACGAATCAAGCGAGATTGATGTCAAGCCCTTTGTCGGACTGGTTATTCCGAATCCAGAATATGCACCTCATACCCCTGTGGAACGGAACGAATCAAGCTAG